The DNA segment AACGGCAGGGGCTTGCCGGACTCGTCGCTGACCGCCTCGATCTCCAGCCCCTTGTCGTCGAGGACGATCTCCTTGGCCTCGGGCTTAGCCTCGATGTCGAGAGTCGCCGTGCCGCCGATGCGCTTGGCTTCGAAATCGACCGCGAGGTCGAGCGCGAGGTGGGTCACCCGGGCTTCCAGTGGCTTTGCATAGCTGTGGATGTCAGCCGCGTCGGGCGAGTCCAGTACCGGCGCAACCTTCGCGGCTTCGGCGGCTTGGGGCGGCGCGTCTGCGGCCCGGCAGGCGCCAAGGAGGACAAGGCCGATCAGGGCAAGGAGGCGCATCGATTACTCCATCATTCGCTGGCCGCGGGCAATCAGGGGTAACTGACCGTCGTCGGCGCTTCGGGCAAGGGGATGAATTCTTCTTCGTCGCCCCGGACTAAAGGGAATCGGCCGGATTTCCAGTCCTGCTTTGCCTGGTTGATCCGGTCGCGCGATGAAGAGACGAAATTCCACCATACGTGGCGTGGGGTCCCAAAGGCCTCGCCGCCGAGCAGCATGAGCCGCGACGCGGTCGCGGCGCGCAGCGTCATGCGCTGTCCGGGGGCGAGCAGATAAAGGGTGAAAGGTTGCAGCCGATGGCCGTCAAGGCTGGCGTCGCCCTCGATCGGCAGTATCGCCCGTTCGTCGGCATCGAGGTCGATCGGCAGGTTCGCGCCCGCACTTAGCTGGATGTCGGCATAGATCGTCTGGCAGTGCTGGGTGACCGAAGCCGACTGGCCCCACAGCCTTCCCATCAGCACCCGGGCTGCGATGCCCTCCCCCTCGACGATCGGCAGTCCGGGTGGCCCGACATGCTCGAACGCCGGATCGATCTCTTCCTTGTCGTCCGGCAGGGCGAGCCAGGTCTGCATTCCGTAAAGACTGGGTCCTTGGGCGCGGGATGCCGCGGGCGAACGTTCGGAGTGCACGATCCCCCGTCCCGCTGTCATCAGGTTTACCGCTCCGGGCTCTATCACCTTGCGCGTTCCAAGGCTGTCGCGATGTTCGATCGCACCTTCGAACAGATAGGTCACGGTCGCCAGGTTGATGTGCGGATGCGGGCGAACGTCCATGCCCTTGCCGATTGGGAGGCGCGCCGGACCGAACTGGTCGACGAAAATGAAGGGGCCGACCATCGTCCGCTCCTTCGCCGGAAGGGTCCGGCGGACTTTGAAGTCGCCAAGGTCGTGGGTCGAGGGGGTGATCGTCTCCATCACCCCGGCACGCTCGCCTTGATCGTCAGCGCATGAACGCGCTCATCCATCAGTTCGCCAAGCGCGGAATAGACCGCC comes from the Sphingomonas xanthus genome and includes:
- a CDS encoding pirin family protein, with the translated sequence METITPSTHDLGDFKVRRTLPAKERTMVGPFIFVDQFGPARLPIGKGMDVRPHPHINLATVTYLFEGAIEHRDSLGTRKVIEPGAVNLMTAGRGIVHSERSPAASRAQGPSLYGMQTWLALPDDKEEIDPAFEHVGPPGLPIVEGEGIAARVLMGRLWGQSASVTQHCQTIYADIQLSAGANLPIDLDADERAILPIEGDASLDGHRLQPFTLYLLAPGQRMTLRAATASRLMLLGGEAFGTPRHVWWNFVSSSRDRINQAKQDWKSGRFPLVRGDEEEFIPLPEAPTTVSYP